The genomic region TTCAGAAACAGACGGATTACCTCAATGCATATAGTAACAGTCAGTTTCTCAAAAAGGAATACGAACGCCAAAAAACTCTTTATGATGCAGGTGTGGGCAGCGGTGCCAATTTCCAAAAAGCAGAAGCGGAATATCAAGCTTCCCGAAGTATGGTGAACGGTTTGGAAGCACAATTACAACAATTAAATGTTAGTGCATCAGGTGTGAGAAATGGCACTATTTATCAAAGGGTTGCGCTACGAAGTCCTATTCAAGGCTTTGTGGAAAAAGTAGAGGTTAAAACAGGACAATATGTAGAACCTCAAACCGACCTAATGGAAATCGTGGACACCCATCACGTACACGCCGATTTGATGGTGTTTGAAAAGGATGTGTACAAAGTAAAGGAAGGACAAACCGTGCGGTTCAATGTCCAATCCATTCCGGGAAAGGAACTGACAGCGGAAATTTATTCCGTAGGAAAAACTTTTGAGCAGAACCCCAAAGCGATACACGTACACGCCGAAATCGAGAACAAGGAAGGCAACCTGATACCAGGAATGTATATTCAAGGGCGCATCCAAACCAACAATACAATGACCACGGCTATTCCTGAAAGTGCCATTGCAGCCGATGGCGAAAAGTCCTTTGTGTTTTCAGCAAAAAAGGAAGGCGAGGATTGGAAGTTTATGCCCGTGGAAATCATAAAAGGAACTCACGATGGCGATTGGATTGCCATTGATTTTCTAATGGAACAAGAACCAAATACTAAGTATGCCTTTAATAACGCCTACTACTTAATGGCAGAAATGAAAAAAGGGGAAAACGAGGAAGAAGGACATTAAAAAATGGACAAAAAAAGAAAACAAAATTTAAAGGAAGCAAGAACGCTTCAGATATGGAATGTCATCTATGACATTATCGAGGTGGTCGTATCGCTTATAGCCGGATTCACGGCAAACAGTTCAGCATTAATAGGCTGGGGATTGGACAGCACCATCGAAGTCATTAGTGCAGGAACGCTCGGTTGGCGATTGCACGGCGAAATCAAGGGTCTGGATGAAAAGCGTGTAGAGCAAAGAAAAATGACAACCCTTTATGTCATCGCAATATCCTTTGCCCTCATCTGCATTTTCATATCCTATGATTCTATTTCAAAATTAATAAGTCAAGAAACGGCATCTTGGTCTACGGTGGGTATTGGTATACTGATAGTTTCCTTAGTGGTAAATCCATTTTTGATTTATTACAAAAGAAAGTACGGACATAAACTGGATAGCCCTGCTCTGCTTGCAGATGCCAAGGATACTTTTATCTGTCTATATCAAACCGTAGTAGTACTAATAGGCCTATTGCTCGTGAAATGGCTGGGCTGGTGGTGGGCCGACCCCGTTGCGGCATTGTTGATAGTGCCATATGCGGCAAAAGAGGGTTTGAAAGCATTTTCCAAGGCACAAAAAATCAAAAACAGCATCGATAAGAAATGAAAGAAATAGAAAAAAGATTGAATGACAATGGGGTTCGCCCCACGGCAATGCGCATATTGATTTATAAGTATATGGCCGAAAAAGAAATTGCGGTTGCGCTCACGGATATCGAGAACGTTTTCGCGAAAGCGGACAGGACTACTCTGTACCGCACCCTCAAAACCTTTGAGCAAAAAGGTATCGTACACCAGATAGATGATGGCACCCATATTTCGAAATTTGCATTGTGCGAACCGGGTTGCAACTGTGAACTTGAACAAGATTTGCACTTGCATTTTCATTGCACTAACTGTGACGAAACGGTTTGTTTAACGGAACAAAAAATCCCGCATATCAACTTACCCGATGGTTATGTCGCCGAAGATGCCAATTTGGTGCTCAAAGGTATTTGCGAGAAGTGTAGTGGATAATCAATGTACTTCCGTTGCATACTTAATTTAAAGAATTTTACAATATGAAAAAGAAAAAAATAAACCTACGGGATATAGACACTAATAAGCATTCAGGCGAGCACAGTCACGATGACGGCCATAACCATAGCAGCCCTGAAGAAATTTCAAATTTTAGAACCTATCTACCAGCTATTTTCAGCTTTGTGATGTTGATAGCAGGAATCGCTATTGATTACTTTGATGCGTTTCCTTTCTTCAAAGGATGGATTCGCGTAGTATGGTACACGGTAGCCTATATCCCTGTTGGTTTTCCGGTGATAAGAGAAGGCTGGAAAAGTATTAAAAATGGTGATTTTTTTACGGAATTCTTCTTAATGTCCATAGCCACTTTAGGTGCATTTGCCATTGGCGAATATCCCGAAGGTGTTGCCGTAATGCTGTTT from Costertonia aggregata harbors:
- a CDS encoding efflux RND transporter periplasmic adaptor subunit — encoded protein: MKKLKYIPITAMLMALTIISCGESKTESDHDDATHSETEENHSKEDEIVTLTAKQYDVLQMEVDTLAQRNMSGYVEANGQLEVPPQNEATITTVVGANVVSIEVIEGDKVNKGQTVAYLSHPNIIQKQTDYLNAYSNSQFLKKEYERQKTLYDAGVGSGANFQKAEAEYQASRSMVNGLEAQLQQLNVSASGVRNGTIYQRVALRSPIQGFVEKVEVKTGQYVEPQTDLMEIVDTHHVHADLMVFEKDVYKVKEGQTVRFNVQSIPGKELTAEIYSVGKTFEQNPKAIHVHAEIENKEGNLIPGMYIQGRIQTNNTMTTAIPESAIAADGEKSFVFSAKKEGEDWKFMPVEIIKGTHDGDWIAIDFLMEQEPNTKYAFNNAYYLMAEMKKGENEEEGH
- a CDS encoding cation diffusion facilitator family transporter, with translation MDKKRKQNLKEARTLQIWNVIYDIIEVVVSLIAGFTANSSALIGWGLDSTIEVISAGTLGWRLHGEIKGLDEKRVEQRKMTTLYVIAISFALICIFISYDSISKLISQETASWSTVGIGILIVSLVVNPFLIYYKRKYGHKLDSPALLADAKDTFICLYQTVVVLIGLLLVKWLGWWWADPVAALLIVPYAAKEGLKAFSKAQKIKNSIDKK
- a CDS encoding Fur family transcriptional regulator; amino-acid sequence: MKEIEKRLNDNGVRPTAMRILIYKYMAEKEIAVALTDIENVFAKADRTTLYRTLKTFEQKGIVHQIDDGTHISKFALCEPGCNCELEQDLHLHFHCTNCDETVCLTEQKIPHINLPDGYVAEDANLVLKGICEKCSG